The segment tcatttcCTGGGACTTTCTTACATGAGAAAATTCAAAAAGCTCAGAAGAGTTTACAAGAAGAAAAGGGACACAGCTTCAATTAATGTTTCAAGAATGTGGTAAAACCTGCATACTACCTTCTAATGGTACTGAGCAGGAAGAAGCAAagcttaaataaatggaaacacatattCTGTAGTCTGCAAGACAGAGTTGTCGTGACTCTAGAGCAGAAGCCTTGATGCTATGCAAGCAGGATGGCAGCATATCCCAGGCCCAGTTAGGACATGTACTGCTCAAGGCACAATAACTTGACTACAAACAACCAGAAGATGGGCGTATACCTTGGTCAACTTATATCTGCCTTGCAGCCAAAAGATGACAATCCTAGTAAAAAGCTACCACGTATTGAGTTCTCCCAAGGTACCAGCATCACAGTAAGTGGTTTACACGCGTCAATGATATGAAGGGACACTAACTCAAGGTGTGTCTAGACACTGCTTCTCAGAGGtggtgtattttgtttgtttgttttccccctaGAGTGAGGTGGGGAGTAAGGATAAGAACCAGATAAGAGCTGGGATGGTAAAGCTGgatctcaaataaaaacaaagaggagtTAGCCCAGTCACTCAGGTCAGGTCTAACTCCAGGGTCTTTAGAAAGACCAAAAGAGCTCAGTTGGGGAGATCAGAGCTACACTTTTCTCATTTGCCCTCAAAGAGGCATTTCACTCTATCTGCTTCAGTCCTTACTACTAATGATGAGTCTGTAAGAAAGTCTTACTGGGTAATTATAGCAACCAACAAGGTACAAGGACAGAAAACAGCAAAAACCTGAAATTGAGTCCTTCTCTAAAGAGActaggagaagaaaggaggccaGGGCAGAGTAGGGGGAAGAACGCCAGAAGAGATGATCCTAGGTCACAGAAAAGTTGATAGGAGACCCAACACCCAGACAAATATACGGGTGAGAACAGCATGGAACAGCATGGCTTACAGATGCCTCAAATACAGAATACCACATACGTCCTCCATATGtattgttcagatatattgctgtGATTTACCAGGAAACACCAAACACATCCTGATCACAATCTCAGGAAATGGCCAGACTAGGGAAGAGGAGGAACATGCACATAGAACATACAAGGCTCAGACATAAATTAATACTCAAACCAGCACAAGCATGGAagacatatacacagacacagagaCTCAAGTATGACATGTATCTGGAAGGGATCCAAGCAAAATGGATGAGGAGCTAGGCAAGTACATGGAAATGACATGGAAAAGAAGTCTCAGAAATCAGCACAAACATGTTGAATACATGCAAAGAGTACGCAAAGGGGAAGGCCTAGGCTAAGTAGCTTACCAGTGAAGGGCTGGCTTggcagctggttgagcgtccgcaATGGGCTGCTGAGGAAGGGGCCGGGGGGCTCAGGGGGACAGGTGAAGCTCTCAtaggcctcctcctcctcaagaGGTAGTGGAGGCTCTAGCGGGGGTTCTGAGCCAGCCCCCCCATTGCTTAATGCCACCTCCAGTTCCCGGAGCTCCTGCCCAAAGCCCTCTAGTCCTGCCATGCCCTCGGAGGTGCTCTCTGGCAgttccccagccccctcctgagGCACCCGACGAACCTTCTTGGCCCCCTCAGGCCATGGTCCTGGCACCCcattgagctggggagggggcaggtggccaGGGCCCTCCCCTGTACCCCCAGAAAGCCCTCCACTCCccagctcttcctcctccccttcccccacattgTCCCTGTCCTCCTCAGGCAGTAGGCTACGTTTCTTAGTCCGGGAGCCAACAGGACTAGGCTCAGGAGGGGGCCGCTCGCCATCATAGGGGGCAGACCAGGTACGGCAGGCTCGGACACATCGGTCCACACCACGGCGCGCCTCACGCAGATACTCCAGGTAATTGTCTTCCAGCTCACCAGGCTCCTCCACAGGGCTGGGCCGTCGgccagggctggaggctggggatgCAGCAAGCCCTGGTGAGCgaggggctggagctggggaTTCCGAGCCACCCAGACTCTGCTGTCGCAGGAAGAGGGCCAGACGAGACGGTGTGGAGGGCCGGGGCACTGTCACCACAGAAGAGGAGTCAACACTTGGGCTTCCAGGGcctacagagggaaaaaaaaaacataagaggaATCAAAGAGACAGAGGGCCAGGAGGAGGAATAAGGCACCTAGGGAGACTAAGAGAGAAGGCAGTAAAGCAGCGAAGAAATGTGACCTATTTAGGCAGCTGATTCTCCACCCTCCAAATTAAGCTTTTCTGCATCCACCACCCCCACTCACCACCCCCAATAccaaagaaacaatggaaaatagAAACAATACATGACTGGAATGAAGAAGAGGAACAGCTTTGCTCAGAAGCTAAATTTCTTTGGTGGATTTAAGGCATCAACCTCCCCAAAGATGAAAATGCCACTCATGGCCATCTCCCTCCCCGCACCCAAACCCCACCTTCTTGCTAGGCTCCCCAGAACCCAGGCCATACCCGTTgtgtcctcccttctccctgcctctctgctagGCCCACCTCGTGCCCATGAGGCATGCTCTGGACGGGGTGGGCTAGGGGCACGATGCCGACAACAGCGTGGGATAAGGGAGAGAAACTTGTCTGCAGCTCGTCCATATAGGTCCACATCACGTACAGCTGGCTTCTGGCTCAGCATCACATGGTTACACGGGACAAGATACCTGGGAAAGCAGAAAAAGGAGCACAGGATAGATCAGAAAGGAAGGACAGGGCTTGGGAGAACATCAGGCCAATGGAACTACATGGCCAAGACAGGCTCCAAGAACATCAGGCCAATAGAAACACATGGCTAAGCCAGGCCAATGGAACTACATGGCTAAGCCATGCTCCACATGAGCAACCCCAATACAACCCATCGCCCCAGCAATGCACAAGGCCTTGAGAGTTCAGGATCAGCCatccctcagccctgcccccacagGTACCTGAGAACCAGCTGCAGCAGGACATCCTCACAGCTGAGGTTCAGTAGGGTCCTGAAGAGACTCAGAGAGACCATGcagagctgggggggtgggggaggagggagggagtcacCATAAGAGCTCTCTACCCACCAAGATGTTTACCAAATGGgaaccccccagccccaggcccaacCAACCACTCCTAGAGTAGCATGTGcatagggcctggcacataatgatcatttgcatattaaataaatgatcaCATGATCTTTGTAGGCAAGACCTCACTATCCACAGATAGGAATGAACCATGTGTCACGTTCTGTATTTCTACAGACCATACACATGTCAGGAGACTCTCTGGTTACATACCCCTGTCAGCAGATTCCAGTAGTACTTAATGGAATGAATACCCATGAAGAAAGACCCTAGGAAATACTGGGACTGAGTGAATGACTAACAGGAGACAACAACAATATGATAACTAAGTGAATGCCTGTCAGCAGAGACTGCGGCTGCACAGTAACTAAATGCCTACCAACAAGAAACCAGAGGGAACCTGGAAGAATCCCAGCTGGGAAGTGGGCGGGGCTGTGAACATGGAGTCTGAGTCACCTCTCCAACACTGATGTATCTCTAAgaaggtagaagaaagaaaagctcaAGCACAGctgacaggaaaaggaaaaaataggtgGGTCCAGAATAGAGGAAAccatttgttttagaaaataagaagGGTGGTTCTTCTCTGGCTAGGCGAAGAGAGTAGAAGACAACAGACACAAGTAAGCACTCCCTCACTCCTTTGAATCCCCACAGCACTTTCTCTCTACTTCCCTTATGGCAAGTATACCTAGAGCTTCCTGAAGATGACTATTGGGTCTTAGGCCAGGGCACACTGCACAGTCTAGATGCTCatcatttactaaataaatgtGGGAAGATTAAAAGCCAACTGCAGTGGGAAAGAGATGAGATATCAGTTCACATATTTGGATATTTGCAAGGATGTTCAGATTTACCCTAAATAACCATTTTAACTAGCAATGAAAACATTCACACTCACTGAAAGGTTGTGAGGTAGGTAGAAAAAtggtcccccaaagatgtccaggCCCTAATCCCCATAACCTGTAAGTATTTTACCCTACATGACAAAAGgtactttgcagatatgattatgGTTATGAAATTTGAGGTGGGGAAAGTAGCATGGATTATCCAGGAAGGCACAATCAAATCACTTGAGTCCTTAAAAGCACAGGACCTTCACCAGCTGGGTCAAAAAGATATCTGAAGCTTGAGAGGGACTTGATCCACCATTGATGGCTCTGAGGATGAAAGAAGGGGGCTACAAACCAAGGAATTTGATTGGCCTCTAGAATCTGGGAATGGTcctcagctgacagccagcaagaaaatgggAATCTCAGTCCTAGAACTGCAATGAAATAAATTCTACCAGCAACCCTACTGAGCAAGGAAACAGATCCACTCCTAGagactccagaaaggaacacagccctgaaaacattttgattttagcctagTGAGATCTGTGTCAGACGtatgacctacagaactgtaagataataaatttgtgtgttttaagccactatgtttgtggtgatttgttatgacAGCAATGGGAAACtaaaacaggcacagagactgaCTAGCCAGCATGATTCACTTGAAGCCACAAAAGAAAAGCTTAAAGAAGTTCAAAGTCAGGGCAGCAGAATCAAGACTAAAAAAGGCCAAACAGTAGAAAGGAAAGCCCCGGCATCCTGAAATCAGAAACAATCTTGTCCTCCAAGAAGcaggaaacaagaagaaataccCCAAAAACATGAAGGCTCCTGAGACGAGAGGAACAAATGCAAgactaataaaattaaatactgaaGACTAAAGACAATGAGAGAGAGTCAAAGAAGTGAGGATAAGATTAAGACAAAAGGAACATGGAGATAGCccaacataggggaaaaaaaaaaaaaaatcaacctcaaGAAGGAAATTAACTGTCTCAAAACACGAAGAGGACATTCCATCAGGCTGAATAGATAAAAGACCATGGTCTAACTTTAGCATAATGCAAAATTGGTATCTTTGTAAAATTAAAGCTTTGACATCTATTTCCTATTGATTTTAGACAATAATTCCTAATTAACCCAGGCATGTATCATAAGTACTTTTTGGAATATTGTAAAAATACACATGCCCTGTATATTATAATCCAAGAAATCTAAGGCAGGGAGCCTAGAAACTGTTCTAGCTGTTGCCATTTTCAAATTCTGAAGTGTGCACCTGGTTCAGAAACACTGGTCTAATCAAAGTCAGTGTAGAATACTTCATCCATACCCTTAGTATTCAAAAACCTCACCTACACAAAACAGCTATCCCAAAACCTCACCTACCAAGAGGCCTACTACCAGGTATCTCAATGTATCTGAATGATTTTCAACAGTTTTCCAGAACCTTTAGTAATCTGAGaacttctattttaaatacaAGGACCTAGGGAACTTCAATTTGTtataagaaggaaacaaaaaaatggttCCAGAGCTAAATAAATGGCATAAAGTTCATGACTAAATGAATGCTTTATTCCCCTAGAAAGACTCTGGGTCTTTATTATTGGAAACTACTTACTCCTCTTTCATACATATTTCTACTGATTAAAATCCAAACTGCTTACCATGGTCTACAAGGTCATGCATGACTGAATCTTACCTACCTCTCTACTTTCACCTCATTCCCTTCTCCCCCTTGCTCACTACACCTCCAGTCTTACTGGtcttttatttcctcaaatacaCTCACTCATCCCCATCTCATGTACTGTGCATGCTGCACCCTCTGCTCAGACTCTTCTTCCACTTGTTCTTCAATAGGTGAACTTCCTCATGACCTTTAGGTCTTAGctcaatgtcacctcctcagaaaggTTTCTGACCACCTTATTATTTTCTAAACAGCTGTTTGGTTTTTTCATAACAGTGACCACaactttcaattattttattaatgggTTTGTATAAAGTAAGGAAGCTCCATGACACCAGCAACTATGCCTACCTTGTTTACCACTTATCCTTAGTAGGAGAAAACAGTAAGTAAAACATTCAGTAAAAATGTTCAGGAGGAAGAAATGTTTAAGTAGGTAGGTGGGGAGATGCGTGCCCCATGTTACAGCACTTCAAATGTGGCaaatccaaaggggaaaaaagctaaGCATACCAGTAGCAGCTGGATCACCTATCAGAGCAAACACAAAACCTGGGGAAGTGATCTCAGTCACCCACAGCAGGCCACAGTACAATACACAGCTGAAGTGAACCCCAGGCCAATGCTACATCGCAAGTACAGCACAATGGCAAAACCCCTAGTCATGATGAGGAGCCAGTTATCCAGAAAAAGTAATGTGTTCTAGATTCATATATTACAAAAGCAAGGGAGCTACTCCCAAAGTGGTCAAAAGTTTAATACTGGAAAGTAAATGCCACCTAACTTTGAAGTGACTGCTGGAGACAAAGGCCAAAGAAGGGCAGGCACACCCTCCCAGAACAAAGTTCAGAGAGAGAAGATGGCTCACCCAGGTAAGCCAGGACAGAGGTAGGGGCCATACCCGGGAGTTGCTGCCAATACGGGCAACGAGGGTGTCAAGGATGGTGTGGGTGTCATGCCGGTGTAACAGCAGGAATCGCAGGAAGGTACGgagcaaagcaggctctgagatacTCCGTAGGAAAAGCTCCAGATAGGCGGTACTGGCGATCATCTCCTCCACAGAGGTCTGGACGAAGGGGAGGGAAAGTTTGGAAATTTAGGGCTTCCCTGCACATGTACTAAGTTATTTTCCCCGAGCTCTAAGGAGGAACCAGGAGAAGATAGGGAAAAGGGGAAGAGTACCCAGCCCACTACTTCCCACATTGGTCCTGGCACTGGGGTCACCACCCCTCAGCCTTGCCACCCATAACTCTCACCTTATGCAGGGCAGGGCCCATGACAGGCACCAAGAACCCATTATGGATATAATCAACTAGCTGCTTCTGCACCAAAGGGTGAGCCACCTGTAGGGGTAcaacagagaaggaggaagaatgtGAGGTGGCCACTGTCTGGAAGGGAATAGAATGGTACAagcaggcaccccacccccaagatGGCAGAACATCAGAACTCCAGGGAATgtgcccccttcccaccccatttGCCCAGAATGACCAAGAACCAGTCCTCCTGGGAAGGTGCAATCCCACCTGAATGACTGCATTGCAGAATTCTAGGGAACTCATGAAGAGCGCAAGGGCTGGCACTCCCAGCCAATCCTCCCGTCGCAGGCAGTGCCAATCATCCCCTGGAACCTCAATCTTGCGGGGCAGTGAGGAGTACAGGGCACTCAGCCCTGTGGCCAGCACCTGGGGGCCATCCCCAAGGACAGGTTACCAAAAGCTCAGACAATACATAAAAGGGAACCAGGGGAGCTATTAACCCAGAGTTTTGATGGGACTAGGGGAAAGAACTATTCCTCAAGCAGATATTTAGTTATCCAATGTGCCAGGACATCACCTGGGAACACTGATCCATGAAGAGTCTTAGTATCTATGCTGTCCACCTAAGCCCATGTTTCATCCCCACCCCAACTCCAGGCACTGTTTTCAAACCCAGGGGGCTACCACCTAAAGGAAAAGTACCCAGTACATAGCCCCTCCACATCTTCTGGATAGCAAGGTGCTGTCTAGTGTCTATACACCATACCCTACCCCCCATCCCAGGAGGTGCTGACCGGGCAGAAGTAAGAGTGATCTGCAATGTAGCGGCCCACAGTGGGACTCCCGGCCGACAGAGCCATGAGCAGGAGTAGGGCATCACGGGCCTGCTGGCCCAGCGTGCCCTCCCGATGGACGAAGGGAACAAGGCGAGAAAAGAGGAGAAGGCGGGGGGCAGCTCCAGGCTCAGGAGGTGGCTGCAGGAAGAACTCGAGCAATGAAGGTTCCCgggccagacacacacacagctggcTGAGAAGTAGCACCAGGCCTTCATCCAGTGCTGGGCTACTGGGCACAGGACGGCCACAGGCATCCAGCAAGGTCAGCAGAGCCTCACGAACTGGACCATGTCGCAACAGTGGCTGGCGAGCTTCACTCACTAGCATCTCAAACAGCTTCAGTTGCTCAGCCCGCCGTTCCTCAACCCCATCCCCAAGCTCATCCCATTGAAGCTGCCAAACCAACACACGGGTTAGCAGGTCCTCACGCAAAGCGAACTCCAGCAAGGGCCCAGGGGTCGTGGGGGCTGAGGGGACCACACGATCTTCTACCAGCAGTGTCAACATCTGGTAAGTGTGGTTGCGTACAGCACTGAGATCATCTGCACCCCCAGGAGCTGCCCGAGGGCCTTGCCGCTCCAGGATTCGCACTACCtggagaaacagaagacagaaggaaTCTAAGATGATATGATGACTAAATGGGATGGTGAGAGTGAACAGAAGGTTAGGAGAACTCAGGGAGCCAGTGGATTAGGCCATTTGGTATAGAATCTCCTACCTGGGACCAGTGATTCTTGAAGACCATGAGGCAGGTCTCAGGGTCAGCCATGACAGGGGCCTGCAGACTGGACCCCTGAGGTACACGGTGCCCAGGGCCCCGGGAGGCCAATCTGCTCAACCAGTTCATCCTCTCCATGAGGCAGGCTGGGCAGGGCCAGTAGCCAGAGGGCCACACTCTGAGAATTTGCCAGCTGGCAGCTTTCTCCACTTGTGTCTCTAGTCTGCTTCATCCGGTCTGCAGGAGCCAGTAGCTGGCCATGGATCCAGAAGATACACCAGGCTGGAATAGCGAGCCCAGAGGTCACGGCCCAGTCCAGACCTGCAAATCTAattcaaagacagagagaaaggaagaaatcaacagAGGAGTTTGCCTCTCTCCACTCCCCAACAGGAAGAACTCAGAGCCACCAATCCACTGAAAATTCCACGCACATATGCAAACACACAGTACCTTAAATATAACgtgtttaaaacaaaactcattcCTACCACCAAACCTATCACTCCTCCAGC is part of the Felis catus isolate Fca126 chromosome D1, F.catus_Fca126_mat1.0, whole genome shotgun sequence genome and harbors:
- the FHIP1B gene encoding FHF complex subunit HOOK interacting protein 1B isoform X4; this encodes MERMNWLSRLASRGPGHRVPQGSSLQAPVMADPETCLMVFKNHWSQVVRILERQGPRAAPGGADDLSAVRNHTYQMLTLLVEDRVVPSAPTTPGPLLEFALREDLLTRVLVWQLQWDELGDGVEERRAEQLKLFEMLVSEARQPLLRHGPVREALLTLLDACGRPVPSSPALDEGLVLLLSQLCVCLAREPSLLEFFLQPPPEPGAAPRLLLFSRLVPFVHREGTLGQQARDALLLLMALSAGSPTVGRYIADHSYFCPVLATGLSALYSSLPRKIEVPGDDWHCLRREDWLGVPALALFMSSLEFCNAVIQVAHPLVQKQLVDYIHNGFLVPVMGPALHKTSVEEMIASTAYLELFLRSISEPALLRTFLRFLLLHRHDTHTILDTLVARIGSNSRLCMVSLSLFRTLLNLSCEDVLLQLVLRYLVPCNHVMLSQKPAVRDVDLYGRAADKFLSLIPRCCRHRAPSPPRPEHASWARGGPSREAGRREDTTGPGSPSVDSSSVVTVPRPSTPSRLALFLRQQSLGGSESPAPAPRSPGLAASPASSPGRRPSPVEEPGPFMAVLFAKLENMLQNSVYVNFLLTGLVAQLACHPQPLLRSFLLNTNMVFQPSVKSLLQVLGSVKNKIESFAASQEDFPALLSKAKKYLIARGKLDWAEGPAAGPTPRRSDPLVKSRRPSLGELLLRHAHSPTRARQAAQLVLQPGRDGAGLGLGGGSPGASTPVLPPRGGAPERQGEALRVKNAVYCAVIFPEFLKELAAISQAHAVTSPFLLDTSEEGSGPPVSGFGPLNP
- the FHIP1B gene encoding FHF complex subunit HOOK interacting protein 1B isoform X3 translates to MERMNWLSRLASRGPGHRVPQGSSLQAPVMADPETCLMVFKNHWSQVVRILERQGPRAAPGGADDLSAVRNHTYQMLTLLVEDRVVPSAPTTPGPLLEFALREDLLTRVLVWQLQWDELGDGVEERRAEQLKLFEMLVSEARQPLLRHGPVREALLTLLDACGRPVPSSPALDEGLVLLLSQLCVCLAREPSLLEFFLQPPPEPGAAPRLLLFSRLVPFVHREGTLGQQARDALLLLMALSAGSPTVGRYIADHSYFCPVLATGLSALYSSLPRKIEVPGDDWHCLRREDWLGVPALALFMSSLEFCNAVIQVAHPLVQKQLVDYIHNGFLVPVMGPALHKTSVEEMIASTAYLELFLRSISEPALLRTFLRFLLLHRHDTHTILDTLVARIGSNSRLCMVSLSLFRTLLNLSCEDVLLQLVLRYLVPCNHVMLSQKPAVRDVDLYGRAADKFLSLIPRCCRHRAPSPPRPEHASWARGGPSREAGRREDTTGPGSPSVDSSSVVTVPRPSTPSRLALFLRQQSLGGSESPAPAPRSPGLAASPASSPGRRPSPVEEPGELEDNYLEYLREARRGVDRCVRACRTWSAPYDGERPPPEPSPVGSRTKKRSLLPEEDRDNVGEGEEEELGSGGLSGGTGEGPGHLPPPQLNGVPGPWPEGAKKVRRVPQEGAGELPESTSEGMAGLEGFGQELRELEVALSNGGAGSEPPLEPPLPLEEEEAYESFTCPPEPPGPFLSSPLRTLNQLPSQPFTGPFMAVLFAKLENMLQNSVYVNFLLTGLVAQLACHPQPLLRSFLLNTNMVFQPSVKSLLQVCDACMHGCWVL
- the FHIP1B gene encoding FHF complex subunit HOOK interacting protein 1B isoform X1; its protein translation is MERMNWLSRLASRGPGHRVPQGSSLQAPVMADPETCLMVFKNHWSQVVRILERQGPRAAPGGADDLSAVRNHTYQMLTLLVEDRVVPSAPTTPGPLLEFALREDLLTRVLVWQLQWDELGDGVEERRAEQLKLFEMLVSEARQPLLRHGPVREALLTLLDACGRPVPSSPALDEGLVLLLSQLCVCLAREPSLLEFFLQPPPEPGAAPRLLLFSRLVPFVHREGTLGQQARDALLLLMALSAGSPTVGRYIADHSYFCPVLATGLSALYSSLPRKIEVPGDDWHCLRREDWLGVPALALFMSSLEFCNAVIQVAHPLVQKQLVDYIHNGFLVPVMGPALHKTSVEEMIASTAYLELFLRSISEPALLRTFLRFLLLHRHDTHTILDTLVARIGSNSRLCMVSLSLFRTLLNLSCEDVLLQLVLRYLVPCNHVMLSQKPAVRDVDLYGRAADKFLSLIPRCCRHRAPSPPRPEHASWARGGPSREAGRREDTTGPGSPSVDSSSVVTVPRPSTPSRLALFLRQQSLGGSESPAPAPRSPGLAASPASSPGRRPSPVEEPGELEDNYLEYLREARRGVDRCVRACRTWSAPYDGERPPPEPSPVGSRTKKRSLLPEEDRDNVGEGEEEELGSGGLSGGTGEGPGHLPPPQLNGVPGPWPEGAKKVRRVPQEGAGELPESTSEGMAGLEGFGQELRELEVALSNGGAGSEPPLEPPLPLEEEEAYESFTCPPEPPGPFLSSPLRTLNQLPSQPFTGPFMAVLFAKLENMLQNSVYVNFLLTGLVAQLACHPQPLLRSFLLNTNMVFQPSVKSLLQVLGSVKNKIESFAASQEDFPALLSKAKKYLIARGKLDWAEGPAAGPTPRRSDPLVKSRRPSLGELLLRHAHSPTRARQAAQLVLQPGRDGAGLGLGGGSPGASTPVLPPRGGAPERQGEALRVKNAVYCAVIFPEFLKELAAISQAHAVTSPFLLDTSEEGSGPPVSGFGPLNP
- the FHIP1B gene encoding FHF complex subunit HOOK interacting protein 1B isoform X2: MERMNWLSRLASRGPGHRVPQGSSLQAPVMADPETCLMVFKNHWSQVVRILERQGPRAAPGGADDLSAVRNHTYQMLTLLVEDRVVPSAPTTPGPLLEFALREDLLTRVLVWQLQWDELGDGVEERRAEQLKLFEMLVSEARQPLLRHGPVREALLTLLDACGRPVPSSPALDEGLVLLLSQLCVCLAREPSLLEFFLQPPPEPGAAPRLLLFSRLVPFVHREGTLGQQARDALLLLMALSAGSPTVGRYIADHSYFCPVLATGLSALYSSLPRKIEVPGDDWHCLRREDWLGVPALALFMSSLEFCNAVIQVAHPLVQKQLVDYIHNGFLVPVMGPALHKTSVEEMIASTAYLELFLRSISEPALLRTFLRFLLLHRHDTHTILDTLVARIGSNSRLCMVSLSLFRTLLNLSCEDVLLQLVLRYLVPCNHVMLSQKPAVRDVDLYGRAADKFLSLIPRCCRHRAPSPPRPEHASWARGPGSPSVDSSSVVTVPRPSTPSRLALFLRQQSLGGSESPAPAPRSPGLAASPASSPGRRPSPVEEPGELEDNYLEYLREARRGVDRCVRACRTWSAPYDGERPPPEPSPVGSRTKKRSLLPEEDRDNVGEGEEEELGSGGLSGGTGEGPGHLPPPQLNGVPGPWPEGAKKVRRVPQEGAGELPESTSEGMAGLEGFGQELRELEVALSNGGAGSEPPLEPPLPLEEEEAYESFTCPPEPPGPFLSSPLRTLNQLPSQPFTGPFMAVLFAKLENMLQNSVYVNFLLTGLVAQLACHPQPLLRSFLLNTNMVFQPSVKSLLQVLGSVKNKIESFAASQEDFPALLSKAKKYLIARGKLDWAEGPAAGPTPRRSDPLVKSRRPSLGELLLRHAHSPTRARQAAQLVLQPGRDGAGLGLGGGSPGASTPVLPPRGGAPERQGEALRVKNAVYCAVIFPEFLKELAAISQAHAVTSPFLLDTSEEGSGPPVSGFGPLNP